One window from the genome of Myxococcales bacterium encodes:
- the trpC gene encoding indole-3-glycerol phosphate synthase TrpC produces the protein MSILQRIIAHKQHELAEAQAEVPWPEIVALAEAAPPARDFCAALRRRDGAIAIIAEVKRASPSAGWIAQDADPKWVATRYAAAGADAISVLTDETFFGGHPSFLPAIAEVAAIPLLRKDFIIDEYQVYQARALGADAVLLIIAGLAADQFAALAKLIAALGMTALVEVHDGDELDVAVNGGANLIGINHRNLSTMQVDMSLGERLLRRLPKEVTAIAESGIATHADLLRMQALGFHAALVGESLMRKVDPGAALHALRTGELA, from the coding sequence ATGAGCATCTTGCAGAGGATTATCGCGCACAAGCAGCATGAGCTCGCCGAGGCGCAAGCCGAGGTGCCATGGCCAGAAATCGTAGCGCTCGCCGAGGCGGCACCGCCCGCGCGCGATTTTTGCGCCGCGCTTAGGCGGCGCGACGGGGCGATTGCGATCATCGCCGAAGTTAAGCGAGCCTCGCCGTCCGCAGGTTGGATCGCCCAGGATGCCGACCCGAAATGGGTTGCGACGCGCTACGCCGCGGCGGGTGCCGACGCCATTTCCGTGCTCACCGACGAAACCTTTTTCGGTGGGCATCCGTCGTTTTTGCCGGCCATTGCCGAGGTTGCGGCGATTCCGCTGCTGCGCAAGGATTTTATCATTGATGAGTATCAGGTGTACCAAGCCCGCGCTCTCGGTGCGGATGCCGTGCTGCTGATCATCGCCGGGCTCGCGGCTGACCAATTCGCGGCGCTCGCAAAGCTCATCGCGGCGCTAGGCATGACCGCCTTGGTAGAAGTGCACGACGGTGACGAACTCGACGTCGCGGTAAACGGCGGGGCCAACCTCATCGGCATCAATCATCGCAATTTGTCGACCATGCAGGTCGACATGTCGCTGGGGGAGCGCCTGTTGCGTCGCCTGCCCAAAGAGGTCACGGCCATCGCCGAGTCTGGCATTGCGACCCATGCAGATCTCCTGCGCATGCAGGCGCTTGGGTTTCACGCGGCGCTGGTCGGCGAATCGCTGATGCGCAAGGTCGACCCCGGAGCGGCCTTGCATGCGCTGCGCACGGGTGAGCTGGCGTGA
- the trpD gene encoding anthranilate phosphoribosyltransferase codes for MSAETLDRLCEGWVPGGPDMQRIVGDMMQGRWPSAQTAALLALLRRNGETAAQLAGAAAAMRAAATPISFASQHLAVDTCGTGGDGKGWLNISTTAALVVAAMGVPVLKHGNRAQSSRSGSADVLAALGVTIDLTAPQVVRCVEACGLGFAFAPAFHGATKHVAPVRREMAIRTLFNLLGPLTNPAAVPYQVVGVFAPRWLDLVADALVLLGVTRAYVISGHDASDEIAVDGATHARLVEHGQVATLTLAPEQFGLSPVAASGLAGGDAAYNAQALTALLGMGETCPDELRAYFHATAMTAALAYAVATGQRDLVAATSLATRAICGGDARRVLDALIATSREVAA; via the coding sequence GTGTCGGCTGAAACGCTCGACCGCCTGTGCGAAGGCTGGGTGCCAGGCGGCCCCGACATGCAGCGCATTGTTGGCGACATGATGCAGGGCAGGTGGCCGTCGGCGCAGACCGCCGCGCTGCTGGCGCTTTTGCGGCGCAATGGCGAGACGGCGGCGCAGCTCGCCGGGGCCGCCGCCGCGATGCGCGCCGCGGCGACGCCGATTTCATTTGCCTCGCAGCATCTCGCGGTCGACACGTGCGGCACGGGTGGCGACGGCAAGGGATGGCTGAATATCTCAACCACCGCGGCCCTCGTCGTCGCGGCCATGGGTGTCCCCGTGCTCAAGCATGGCAACCGCGCGCAGTCGTCGCGCTCGGGCTCGGCGGACGTGCTGGCCGCCTTGGGGGTAACCATCGATCTTACGGCGCCGCAGGTCGTTCGCTGCGTCGAGGCTTGCGGGCTAGGCTTTGCGTTTGCGCCCGCCTTTCACGGCGCGACCAAGCATGTTGCACCCGTCCGCCGAGAAATGGCGATCCGCACGCTGTTTAACTTGCTTGGCCCGCTGACCAATCCCGCGGCCGTGCCCTATCAAGTCGTCGGCGTGTTCGCGCCGAGGTGGCTCGACCTTGTTGCCGATGCGCTCGTGTTGCTGGGCGTCACGCGGGCGTATGTCATCTCGGGCCACGACGCGTCCGATGAAATCGCCGTCGATGGCGCAACCCATGCGCGCCTAGTCGAGCACGGCCAGGTTGCGACGCTAACACTTGCGCCCGAGCAATTTGGCCTCTCGCCGGTGGCCGCGAGCGGTCTGGCTGGTGGCGACGCAGCGTACAACGCGCAGGCTTTGACGGCGCTGCTCGGCATGGGCGAGACGTGTCCCGATGAGCTTCGCGCCTATTTTCATGCAACCGCGATGACCGCCGCGCTGGCGTACGCGGTGGCAACTGGCCAGCGCGATTTGGTCGCGGCGACGTCGCTCGCGACGCGGGCCATTTGCGGCGGCGACGCCAGGCGCGTGCTTGACGCCTTGATCGCGACGAGTCGCGAGGTGGCGGCATGA
- a CDS encoding aminodeoxychorismate/anthranilate synthase component II has protein sequence MLLLIDNYDSFTYNLVQYFGELGQEVRVVRNDEIAVNDIAAMAPAYLVISPGPCSPNEAGISLDVVTAFAGRIPLLGVCLGHQCIGQAFGAQIVRAAQPMHGKTSRVFHQESGLYAGLENPLQVMRYHSLVIDPESLPETLEITAKTWGDEIMGVSHRGFASTAAPCEGVQFHPESIMTPAGKQLLGNFLASGRPVAERRVG, from the coding sequence ATGCTGCTGCTGATCGATAATTACGATTCGTTTACCTACAACCTCGTGCAATATTTTGGCGAGCTGGGCCAAGAGGTGCGCGTGGTGCGCAATGACGAAATCGCGGTTAATGACATCGCCGCTATGGCGCCAGCGTATCTCGTGATTTCGCCGGGCCCCTGCAGCCCCAATGAGGCGGGCATCTCGCTCGACGTGGTGACGGCGTTTGCCGGGCGCATTCCGCTGCTCGGGGTTTGCCTTGGTCACCAGTGCATCGGTCAGGCCTTTGGCGCACAAATCGTGCGGGCGGCGCAGCCCATGCACGGCAAGACCTCGCGCGTGTTTCATCAGGAGTCGGGGCTCTATGCCGGCCTGGAAAACCCACTTCAAGTCATGCGCTATCACTCGCTCGTGATCGATCCAGAGTCGCTGCCCGAGACCTTGGAGATCACGGCCAAGACCTGGGGCGATGAGATCATGGGCGTGTCGCATCGCGGCTTTGCAAGCACGGCTGCGCCCTGCGAAGGCGTGCAGTTCCATCCCGAGTCCATCATGACGCCAGCCGGCAAGCAGCTGCTCGGAAACTTTTTGGCAAGCGGCAGGCCAGTCGCGGAGCGCCGTGTCGGCTGA
- the trpE gene encoding anthranilate synthase component I has protein sequence MQVPSKEEFVELAAHGNLIPVYREVVADDLTPVAALHALGATTSCEPAPPFDRGHRFLLESVLGGAQWANYSFVGGMPRASLQVSGTSAVATWRDIESGGGVRISTSTVADPTDALAAMLREFQPVSVPGLPRFWGGAVGHISYDCVRAFERLPARAPTDLPVPDLRFIFSDIVLIFDHLRQTIKIVATPLVKNRAAAAAAYDLACERIERVWQLLRTVPRLPPVLPPSREVPAVAWTSSFAKPDYLAAVGRIKEYIRAGDAFQVVLSQRLAATPQGVNPLDVYRCLRLVNPSPYMYYLESPEFTIAGASPETLVRYEGREIAVRPIAGTRPRGGTAARDAELAAELLADPKERAEHLMLVDLGRNDVGRVCVPGSVEVTELAAIEQYSHVMHMVSSVRGTARPDVTWQDVLRATFPAGTLSGAPKIRAMEIIDELEPHRRGVFGGAVGYVSYDGNMDVAIAIRTLVSLQERMYVQAGAGIVADSDPAAEYQETIDKASAVFRALSLAEEGCRDAAADR, from the coding sequence ATGCAAGTGCCGAGCAAGGAAGAGTTTGTCGAGCTGGCGGCGCACGGCAATCTCATCCCCGTCTATCGCGAGGTGGTTGCTGACGATCTGACGCCCGTCGCGGCGCTGCACGCCTTGGGGGCCACCACCAGCTGCGAGCCAGCGCCCCCATTTGACCGCGGCCATCGCTTCCTCCTTGAATCGGTGCTTGGCGGCGCGCAATGGGCAAATTACTCATTTGTCGGCGGGATGCCTCGGGCGTCACTTCAAGTATCCGGCACCTCAGCGGTCGCGACCTGGCGCGATATTGAATCAGGCGGCGGCGTCCGCATCTCGACCTCCACGGTGGCCGATCCAACCGATGCGCTCGCCGCCATGCTGCGCGAATTTCAGCCGGTCTCGGTGCCAGGCCTGCCGCGCTTTTGGGGCGGCGCGGTCGGCCATATCAGCTATGACTGCGTGCGCGCCTTTGAACGCTTGCCGGCGCGCGCGCCGACGGATCTTCCGGTGCCCGATCTTCGCTTTATCTTTTCGGACATCGTCCTGATCTTCGATCACTTGCGGCAAACGATAAAAATTGTCGCGACCCCGCTAGTAAAAAATCGCGCGGCTGCGGCCGCAGCCTATGATTTGGCCTGCGAGCGGATCGAGCGCGTGTGGCAATTGCTGCGCACGGTGCCGCGCCTACCGCCCGTCCTGCCACCCTCCCGCGAGGTCCCCGCGGTCGCCTGGACCTCGAGCTTCGCGAAGCCCGATTATCTCGCGGCGGTCGGCCGCATCAAGGAATACATTCGCGCCGGCGATGCCTTTCAGGTCGTCCTGTCACAGCGCTTGGCCGCGACGCCGCAGGGTGTGAATCCGCTCGATGTGTATCGCTGTCTGCGCCTGGTGAATCCCTCGCCCTATATGTATTACCTTGAGTCGCCGGAGTTCACCATTGCGGGTGCGTCGCCGGAAACCTTGGTGCGCTATGAAGGCCGTGAGATCGCGGTGCGGCCGATTGCCGGCACCAGGCCGCGCGGGGGCACCGCGGCGCGGGATGCCGAGCTTGCCGCGGAGTTGCTCGCCGACCCCAAGGAGCGCGCTGAGCATTTGATGCTCGTCGACCTGGGCCGCAACGACGTCGGGCGCGTTTGCGTGCCAGGGAGCGTCGAGGTGACCGAGCTCGCGGCGATCGAGCAGTATTCTCATGTGATGCACATGGTCTCCAGCGTGCGTGGCACGGCGCGCCCGGACGTAACGTGGCAGGACGTGCTCCGTGCGACGTTTCCAGCCGGCACGCTTTCGGGCGCGCCCAAGATTCGCGCGATGGAAATAATCGACGAACTCGAGCCCCATCGACGCGGCGTGTTTGGCGGTGCCGTGGGCTACGTCTCATACGATGGCAACATGGACGTCGCCATTGCCATCCGCACGCTGGTTTCGCTGCAGGAGCGCATGTATGTCCAGGCCGGCGCGGGCATTGTCGCGGATTCGGACCCGGCGGCCGAGTATCAAGAAACCATCGACAAGGCGAGCGCGGTGTTTCGCGCGCTGTCGCTGGCCGAGGAAGGATGCCGCGATGCTGCTGCTGATCGATAA
- a CDS encoding serine hydroxymethyltransferase yields the protein MQPTAGSLAATDPAIAALIAAEERRQREKVRLIASENYVSTAVLEASGTVLTNKYSEGYPGKRYYEGQQNIDQIEQLAIDRAKALFHAEHANVQPYSGSPANLAVLYAFCKPGDTIMGLALPAGGHLTHGWNVSITGSFFRAVQYGVRKDTGLVDMNEVADLAKREKPKLIFAGGTAIPRTIDFAAYAEIARSVGAIFVADIAHIAGLIAGGAHPSPVAVADVVSSTTHKTLRGPRGGMILCKEGHAKAIDRAVFPGLQGGPHNHTTAALAVALTEAATPAFRDYAAQIVTNAKALAASLSQQGFDLITGGTDNHLILADLTNKQVPGKVAAKALDAAGIVLNYNSVPFDPRKPFDPSGIRIGTAAVTSRGMKAPEMAHIGRWIGEVVAEPTNAALHAKIAGAVREFCAAFPAPGL from the coding sequence ATGCAACCAACCGCAGGATCGCTCGCCGCAACGGATCCGGCCATCGCCGCCTTGATTGCCGCTGAGGAAAGGCGGCAGCGCGAAAAGGTTCGGCTGATCGCTTCGGAAAACTATGTCTCGACTGCCGTGCTCGAGGCCTCGGGGACCGTGCTGACCAACAAGTATTCAGAGGGCTATCCCGGCAAGCGCTATTACGAAGGCCAGCAGAACATAGACCAAATTGAACAACTCGCGATTGATCGCGCCAAGGCGTTGTTTCACGCCGAGCACGCCAACGTGCAGCCCTATTCCGGATCGCCCGCCAATCTCGCCGTGCTGTATGCGTTTTGCAAACCGGGCGATACGATCATGGGGCTGGCGCTGCCCGCGGGGGGACACCTCACGCACGGTTGGAACGTCTCGATCACCGGTTCGTTTTTCCGCGCGGTGCAGTACGGCGTGCGCAAGGACACCGGGCTGGTCGACATGAACGAAGTAGCCGACCTCGCCAAGCGGGAAAAGCCCAAGCTGATTTTTGCCGGTGGCACGGCGATTCCACGCACCATCGATTTTGCGGCCTATGCGGAGATTGCGCGCAGCGTCGGCGCAATCTTTGTCGCAGATATTGCGCACATTGCGGGGCTCATCGCGGGCGGGGCGCACCCCTCGCCGGTCGCCGTCGCGGATGTCGTCTCGAGCACGACGCACAAGACCCTTCGCGGCCCGCGCGGCGGGATGATCTTATGCAAGGAAGGCCATGCCAAGGCCATCGATCGCGCGGTGTTCCCGGGCTTGCAAGGTGGCCCGCACAACCACACCACCGCGGCCCTCGCGGTGGCGCTCACCGAAGCGGCGACGCCGGCCTTTCGCGACTATGCCGCGCAAATCGTGACCAATGCCAAGGCGCTTGCGGCGTCGCTATCGCAGCAAGGCTTTGACCTCATCACGGGCGGCACCGATAACCATCTCATCCTCGCCGACCTCACCAACAAACAAGTCCCGGGCAAGGTAGCGGCCAAGGCGCTTGATGCGGCTGGCATCGTGCTCAATTACAACTCGGTGCCATTTGACCCGCGCAAGCCGTTTGACCCCTCTGGCATCCGCATTGGCACGGCGGCGGTGACGAGCCGCGGCATGAAGGCCCCCGAGATGGCGCACATCGGGCGGTGGATCGGCGAGGTGGTCGCAGAGCCAACCAATGCCGCCTTACATGCGAAGATCGCGGGCGCGGTGCGCGAGTTTTGCGCGGCATTTCCCGCGCCAGGCCTTTAG